A region of the Coxiella-like endosymbiont genome:
TAACCTTAATTGCTTTTGGAGGCATTTATGGGTGCAGGCACTTTTAATTTCACGCTGGACGCGCTGACATGGGAAGCGTTTTAATTTTTGTTCTGCTAGGAGGGGAAGGATGATCAATCATTTTGAGGGTTCAAGAAAGAAGAGAAGATTAAATAACTAACCTCAATTCTGGATAAGAGATAATTCAATTATTTGAAAATATTGAAAAAATATTGATGCCAGTACAATTTGACTCCGATTTTGCACAACAGGAGTTGATGATGTTGGCACCAATCACAGAGATTTTTTTGCGATCTTGATGACTGATGACTGTTGCAAGCAGTATTGAAACGAAAATTGGTGTATTTATTACTCAACTCCAATCGACCGGATCGTAAAGGGACAATGAGAGCCTGAGCGAAACTATAACAATTATTGTCTTATTTCAAAAATGTTCTGGGTGCATATTGATTGCTTATGCCTGGAAAACAAACAAAGAGGGTGTAAAATACAATTATATCTTGAGTAAAAACTATGCACTTATCCAGAGTTGAGGTTAGTTAATCTAATCTCTCTACGAAAATAAATTGCTTTAGTTAGACCAAACAAACTAATCAAAAGCCAAGCAATTTCTATGATGCCCGAAGCTAAATTCCACGAAAAATATAAAGATATTAAAATAAATCCTGAACCTATAAAATTTAGGAGGGAATAAGTAATACTGCTTTGATTAAGCTTATTCATTTGTAATAAACAATAAGCTAACAAAACCAGAAGGACCCCACTGATGCCGATAATGTTGAATTCTTGAGATAAAAATCGAATTAGATATCCCATTTATAAGACCATACATTCGACATCATAACCCCCATATTTCAGTATATTAATCACTCCAGTATCTAAAATAAGATATTGTCCTTTAATTCCTAAAAGGGATCCCATAATGGTGGGTGTCTTTTCAAATGAAAGAGCTTTTATTTTATTCGGATATTCTAAAACAGGGTAATTTAATCGAGTGACCGGAGTTGTTTCGAGTTTCTGAATATCTCCCTCTTTAAATTGGTTTATCACTCTGGAAAGAGAGGAGTCGGCTTCCTTTAGCAAGGCATCTCGTGCAGAGATTAAATCTATTTCTTCAATATGATTTCTTAACATTCTCCGCCAATCCGTACGATCGGCAATGAAGGCTTTTAAGCTAACCTCTATCATGCCTGCTTGATAACGATTTTTCGTCTGTAAAATAGGCACCCCTTGAATGGCGCCTTGATCAATCCAGCGTGTGGGCACCTGCGTTTCTCGAGTAATGCCTACTTTTAGACCTGAAGAATTTGCTATATAAACCATATGATTTTGATGACAATGGATGTGAGCCCAATCCCCAATAGGGCACCCTTCTTTTTCTACTCGACAGCGTTCCGGGTGGATAATACAAAGATCACACTCTTGCAGTCTCCTCAAACAAGGAAAACAAAATCCTTGCTGAAAACTTTTATTAGTTTTACGCCCGCATTGAATACAATAAATTGATCCTGCATAGTTGAATGAAATAGATTTACCTAACCAGGTATTCAATAAAATTTCACCGCTCTCGTGAGTTAAATAATACTCAACAGGAGCTTTAAAAATACTTTTTAATTTTTTCAAATGAATATTAACTTTCATTTCTTTTAAAGAAAATATACTCTTCTAGAGGCTTTCCGACAATAAAGGCTTTCCGACAATAAAATATTCTTGGATAATTCGCTCAATAACGTCCGGAGTGCAGGAGTGATACCAAATACGATCGAGATAAACTACGGTAATTGGCCCTTGACAGCAAGTTCGCAAACAATTCGCTTTCGTTCGGCAAATTCCTCCCGCACCCGTTAAATTTAATTCATTTAATCGTCGTTTTAAATATTCCCATGGCTCTAATCCTATATTCTCTGGATAGCATTGAGGTTTGGTCTGATCACAACATAAAAAATATGATGACAAATTTTTTCTAACTTTAGAAGTTCTAGTTTACATTGTAACTTTTCATTCTCAAGAATGCTCATAGCCTGTCGTTCCCTTTCTATTAGATCAAGTGGGATATTCAAAATGAAAATTTATTTCTGATTCTTGTGATACCCATAGCTGAAATCGAGCATTCGCTGAAGAGGAACTTTAACTTTAGCTATAGCATCCAATAAAATTTCATTATTGCCAGTGAGTAAAGACTGCTCCAAATTTTGTAATATTCATAGCTATCCAGGGACAATGGTCCATAGCTCTTCGACACGTTGCTCCTTGCCAGCAGCAGTGGACGCTTCAATGAAAGTTTTGTGAAGCGATTACTGCTGCATTTTGTAAAAAATGCCGTGATCAGTTCGCTACAATAAAAGTGGAATTACGTAACTCTTATGATGCTTTTAACAACTGCGGAGTAGAACACTGCACATCTGCTTGTTCAATAATGGAAGCAGGTGATTTGGGATGCACTAAAACGGCTGCTTGAGGATATTCTTTTCGTAAAGCCGCAAAAGCTTCTCCTTTGAACTCTTCATGCACAATACAAGGGCCCCATTCCATAAAATTAAATCGGCTTCTGTTCTCTTTTGTATGTAATTTCCAAAGTATCGCGGGATCAGGCGCCCATAAAATCTTTTTATCTTATCCACTCGTGCTTTAACCGCTGCTGATGTGTTGCAATAGACCACCACTGTCTGTCCTCCGATCAGGGTGCTCATCATAAAATCGGGAAAATGTGTCAACAGGACAGGAAAGATCAAGCGAACAAGTGGCTTCACCGGTAGACATCAAAATTCGTTTTTCCGGGCTTAATAATATTTTTGCACTTTCACCCATAAACCGCACACCAGCAACAACCAACGTCACAGCGGAATGAACCATCCCAAACTGAGCCATAGGCCTCTGCTTCCATATGAAAAATTTGTCTATATATATTATTCGTTAGTTCCTTGTCCGTAGCTATATGGTAGCATAGGATAAATTATAGCGAGCCTTTCACACACGCTCAATCCTTTCTGTCGCAAACAGGTAATCCAGCCACAAATCGGATAAAATTTCCTGAGTTCGGTTCTGAGAAAAACGCTCTTCGATATTTTTAATATCCACCAATTCCATAGGCTGATGTTGCCAAGAACAAGCATAAACGGCTTTTGTCCGCTTCCCTGTGCTAGGATCGATTTGCCATTGCAGGCATTGAGCACATACCCCTTTCATCATGCATTGCATTGGCCCATAAACCGAAGCGACAAATTCCACTTCAGGTTTGAAATATTTCTTTAATAGGCCCTCTCGACCTTTTTGAACTTGCCGAAGAAGATGAGTCGAACCGATTACGTACACACGATCAATCGTCTGCAGCGAAAGGGATGGTTGCTCTATTTCGTAGCGGCGCAAAACGGAAATAAGTTCTCCCTGCGCGACTCTATCTTGAGAACGTCGTGGTTTAATTCTTCCACCCTTTTGAGTCAGCCACAAAACAACATCGCTTACCGCCTCTAATTCTTCGTGGCAGTAAAGTTCATTAGCCGTTTCCATTAAGGCCACATAGAACACGCGATGCCCCGCTTTCCGCAATGTAGGCCCTAAAGAGCGCAAATGTGAAGCAGCCAGAGCCCCTCCAATAATCATTATATTTTTCTGGCTCTCTGTGGGAATTTTGCTATAACAACCTGTCGGTCCCATAATGGAAATCGGCTGGCCCGGTTTTAAGGTTGCTACCAATCGGGAGCTCGCCCCACGCTCCAAAACCATAAAACTCACTACATCTGGATCGGAATTTTGATTCACACCAATCATTGCCAAGGCTTCCGTTTGTAACCGTGTATCGCCAATAAGGGGTGATAAGCATTCGAAATTCTGCAATCGATAAAATTGGCCCGCTCGAAAGTTACGGGCTGCCATTAATGCTCTAATTTGGCATTCGACCATGGCAGGAGAATGTCGTCGAACCGCTATCACCTTCGCTTCAAAAAGGGTGGCCATCTGGTCACGGAATTTATCATATTCAATCACGTCTCCATTAAACCGATGATTATGTTCGAGTGCTTCGACAATTTTTGGATAGGTCCGCTTAGCAGAGGCAATAGCTTTCACGACACTTCCATGGAAAATGGGATGTGTGTCGCCTAAAAAACTTACTCGATGCTCGCCCTTTTCATAACTCGTAAAGGGCCCAAAATCCTCAATTTTACAATGACCTTCTTCACTAACTTCTTTTAATTTATTATCTTTAAATTCAAATCGTTGGTAATTAAAGCCTTCACGAGAG
Encoded here:
- a CDS encoding CBU_0592 family membrane protein produces the protein MGYLIRFLSQEFNIIGISGVLLVLLAYCLLQMNKLNQSSITYSLLNFIGSGFILISLYFSWNLASGIIEIAWLLISLFGLTKAIYFRREIRLTNLNSG
- a CDS encoding DUF2797 domain-containing protein — encoded protein: MKVNIHLKKLKSIFKAPVEYYLTHESGEILLNTWLGKSISFNYAGSIYCIQCGRKTNKSFQQGFCFPCLRRLQECDLCIIHPERCRVEKEGCPIGDWAHIHCHQNHMVYIANSSGLKVGITRETQVPTRWIDQGAIQGVPILQTKNRYQAGMIEVSLKAFIADRTDWRRMLRNHIEEIDLISARDALLKEADSSLSRVINQFKEGDIQKLETTPVTRLNYPVLEYPNKIKALSFEKTPTIMGSLLGIKGQYLILDTGVINILKYGGYDVECMVL